One window from the genome of Phycisphaerales bacterium encodes:
- a CDS encoding DUF378 domain-containing protein, producing the protein MKLLDVTAAVLLVVGGLNWGLVGAADFNLVAMLFGEGSMLARLVYLLVGISAIYQAASVKAIQARWHVQPATA; encoded by the coding sequence ATGAAACTCCTGGATGTCACCGCAGCCGTGCTGCTCGTCGTCGGCGGGCTGAACTGGGGCCTCGTGGGCGCTGCAGACTTCAACCTTGTCGCCATGCTCTTCGGAGAAGGCTCGATGCTCGCCCGCCTGGTCTACCTGCTGGTCGGAATCTCAGCGATCTACCAGGCCGCATCGGTCAAGGCCATCCAGGCCCGCTGGCACGTCCAGCCAGCCACGGCCTGA
- a CDS encoding YeeE/YedE family protein, translated as MKRAGPLLIALSAVGLTAAPAAAAVVHDLPRDYPYPTGAWSPYLAGALIGVLALLGLALANRPIGASSAYADAPGLLSRAVAPRWTLSLPYYKDEPPKVSWTLVLVIATVLGALLAAWTGGELNGRYLQDLWIARFGQESHAWRTIAAFAGGIIMAYGARLAGGCTSGHGISGTLQLAVSSWVALICFFIGGAITAMLIYRL; from the coding sequence GTGAAGCGCGCCGGGCCGCTGCTCATCGCGCTCAGCGCCGTCGGCCTCACCGCCGCGCCGGCGGCCGCCGCCGTCGTGCACGATCTGCCGCGCGACTATCCATATCCCACCGGCGCGTGGTCACCTTACCTGGCCGGCGCGCTCATCGGCGTGCTCGCGCTGCTGGGTCTGGCGCTCGCAAACCGGCCCATCGGCGCTTCGAGCGCGTATGCCGATGCGCCCGGCCTGCTCAGCCGCGCCGTTGCGCCCCGCTGGACGCTGAGCCTGCCGTATTACAAAGATGAACCGCCGAAAGTCAGCTGGACGCTCGTGCTGGTGATCGCGACGGTGCTCGGTGCTCTTCTGGCCGCGTGGACAGGCGGCGAACTCAACGGCAGATACCTGCAGGATCTCTGGATCGCCCGCTTCGGCCAGGAAAGCCACGCGTGGCGCACCATCGCCGCATTCGCCGGCGGCATCATCATGGCCTACGGGGCTCGCCTCGCCGGCGGATGCACCAGCGGCCATGGCATCAGCGGCACGCTCCAACTCGCCGTCAGTTCGTGGGTCGCGCTCATCTGCTTTTTCATCGGCGGCGCGATCACCGCCATGCTCATCTACCGCCTGTGA
- a CDS encoding heme-binding protein: MKLTFLLSLLLAFAFLGLMLVIVPACSLRQPQPQAQPAVLGEAPQSSPDQWTVRRVGGDLEASVSFDNGQYTWEQCRITTPLPVGYPAPTPPDAIDLKRYPLVRRAGITGNMSPDWGMNFAFFPLFNHIKRREIAMTSPVEMDYHGLDYQDGDRPDSWTMSFLYRSAGLAPDGVDPQDDRVLIEDVAPVTVIALGMRGDYKMHRINDGLAQLHQWLDSQTEWSVAGPPRALFYNGPEARGDRKWLEVQIPVRPQ, encoded by the coding sequence ATGAAGCTCACCTTCCTGCTCTCACTGCTCCTGGCCTTCGCTTTCCTTGGTCTGATGTTGGTCATCGTCCCCGCGTGCAGCCTGCGCCAACCCCAGCCTCAGGCACAACCCGCCGTGCTTGGCGAAGCGCCCCAGAGCTCACCCGACCAGTGGACCGTTCGGCGCGTCGGCGGGGATCTGGAGGCGAGCGTCAGTTTCGACAATGGCCAGTACACGTGGGAGCAATGCAGGATCACTACGCCCTTGCCGGTGGGCTACCCCGCTCCGACGCCGCCGGACGCGATAGACCTCAAGCGTTACCCACTGGTCCGCCGAGCCGGAATCACCGGCAACATGAGCCCCGACTGGGGAATGAACTTTGCCTTCTTCCCGCTGTTCAATCACATCAAGCGCCGTGAGATCGCCATGACCTCCCCCGTTGAGATGGACTACCACGGTCTGGACTATCAGGACGGCGACCGGCCCGATTCGTGGACGATGTCCTTCCTATACCGCTCAGCGGGCCTGGCGCCCGACGGCGTCGATCCGCAGGATGATCGCGTGCTCATCGAGGATGTCGCACCAGTGACCGTCATCGCGCTGGGTATGCGCGGAGACTACAAGATGCACCGCATCAACGACGGACTCGCGCAATTGCACCAATGGCTCGACAGTCAAACCGAGTGGTCCGTCGCCGGACCGCCGCGCGCCCTGTTCTACAACGGACCCGAAGCGCGCGGTGATCGCAAGTGGTTGGAAGTGCAGATCCCCGTCCGCCCTCAGTGA
- a CDS encoding MBL fold metallo-hydrolase, protein MPLVFQRIKTDGIAQISYLIGDDDAQTAAVIDPQPDAQVYIDLARRFGVGITHIFETHIHADFMSGARSLAQRLGRAKLCASVEGGAKYGFDVRSVRDGDAFEFGAVCLTALHTPGHTPEHMAYLVASKDRPHDPWAVFTGDSLFVGSAGRPDLMGGQQTDQLAGQLLHTLRDIYLEMDDGVIILPCHGAGSACGADIGDRPMSTIGYERRSNEFLQYENEEEFTQFVKQSAPPEPHHYRRLKKLNSKGPPILERPPAIAALPPEQFKEEIERGEAQLVDTRQMLAFGGGHIDGALNIGSRPELSVWAGQMLDADKPILLVVEHEDDLDAILWRFVHTGFTRFAGSLASGMKAWENAGYPLRALPQVRVHQLHEQLDETQVLDARAPDEWEQGHIPGAVHHYAADLRDDGELSDVDRDEPLTVYCDSGYRASIAASLLQARGFADVRNVPGSWQAWRNAGFEVAK, encoded by the coding sequence ATGCCCCTCGTGTTCCAGCGCATCAAAACCGATGGCATTGCGCAGATTTCCTATCTCATCGGCGACGATGATGCGCAGACCGCCGCCGTGATCGACCCGCAGCCCGACGCGCAGGTGTACATCGACCTGGCTCGCCGCTTTGGCGTCGGCATCACCCACATCTTCGAAACCCACATCCACGCCGACTTCATGTCCGGCGCCCGCTCGCTGGCCCAGCGCCTCGGCAGGGCCAAACTCTGCGCCAGCGTCGAAGGCGGCGCGAAGTATGGCTTTGACGTGCGCAGCGTGCGCGATGGTGACGCGTTCGAATTCGGCGCCGTGTGCCTCACCGCGCTGCACACGCCCGGCCACACGCCCGAGCACATGGCGTATCTTGTCGCCTCCAAGGACCGACCGCACGATCCGTGGGCCGTGTTCACCGGCGATTCGCTCTTCGTCGGCTCCGCCGGCCGGCCCGATCTCATGGGCGGGCAGCAAACCGACCAACTCGCCGGCCAGCTCTTGCACACCCTGCGCGACATCTATCTCGAAATGGATGACGGCGTGATCATCCTGCCCTGCCACGGCGCCGGTTCGGCGTGCGGGGCCGACATCGGCGACCGCCCCATGAGCACCATCGGCTACGAGCGGCGCAGCAACGAATTCCTGCAGTACGAAAACGAGGAGGAGTTCACGCAGTTCGTCAAGCAGAGCGCCCCGCCCGAGCCGCACCACTATCGCCGGCTCAAGAAGCTGAATTCCAAGGGCCCGCCGATCCTCGAGCGCCCGCCCGCCATTGCCGCGCTGCCGCCCGAGCAGTTCAAAGAGGAGATCGAGCGCGGCGAGGCGCAACTCGTGGACACGCGCCAGATGCTCGCGTTCGGCGGCGGGCACATCGACGGCGCGCTCAACATCGGCAGCCGGCCGGAACTGTCCGTCTGGGCCGGCCAGATGCTCGACGCCGACAAGCCCATCCTCCTCGTCGTCGAACACGAAGACGATCTCGACGCCATCCTCTGGCGCTTTGTGCACACCGGCTTCACGCGCTTTGCCGGCTCGCTGGCCAGCGGCATGAAGGCGTGGGAGAACGCCGGCTACCCGCTGCGCGCCCTGCCTCAGGTGCGCGTGCACCAGTTGCATGAGCAGCTCGATGAAACGCAGGTGCTCGACGCTCGCGCGCCCGACGAGTGGGAGCAGGGGCACATCCCCGGCGCCGTGCACCACTACGCCGCCGACCTGCGCGACGACGGCGAACTGAGCGATGTGGATCGCGACGAACCCCTGACCGTCTACTGCGACAGCGGCTACCGCGCCAGCATCGCCGCCAGCCTGCTCCAGGCGCGCGGCTTCGCCGATGTGCGCAACGTGCCCGGCAGCTGGCAGGCGTGGCGCAACGCGGGATTCGAGGTGGCCAAGTGA
- a CDS encoding PDZ domain-containing protein, with the protein MRSLHLILIVLVSMTAPALSRAACSAASEDPAEIAQRLQGSLVRVEYTLRYDKGQAPAGGVTERCPSCGAYHSQTGDDAVTQERPLEAAGYLIASDRVLTGDLFMHPRFIEKTQVVLGGESVGAQPVAYARTEHAMILQLDRPLKAGKPLQFISAGDEKGLSVVNYSLLNGAWTTTINGLSLGSVNVTEDGVAFRPMSEPGLIVTEQGAPVAMSLSGELPAGEAWQQSPEKWEWIDAAQYDMLLAQAQRAADGGVLRARLDLRSPRADESESPWDYYGYGDSESSDATEIETLCVLLDANTAVILSSLKADVTARLEHITIFPVGSDDGVSATFRASLRDYGALVATLDEPMPAAPEWADADIRSYRNQLLIGAKVFLQGADRIAYYSHERIERFDVGWRRQLYPVVPGDDEGRFIFDASGRLVALPIIKRDRPGAEERWSDPSPILTAASQLSEALKDIDANADPNNTPLSEEEENRIAWLGVIMQSLDSELARQLGVSEVSHDGAVGGLVTFVYPDSPAALAGIETSDVLLRISADSLPAPLDVEVSEEDEFGSAFPWQQLDEVPEEYFEMIPTPWPKVNNAFNKKLTAVGFGTPIRLEYARDGQVNTAEMSVTQSPLYYAAAPQYKSDPLGLTVRTMTFDVRKYFQKADGEPGVIVARVEPGGKASVGGVKPYEIITAVNDVPVHSREEFRQAIAGQSELRLSMLRMTRSRLVKITLDEPIVDDDAEAMEGETMEDAADEMGG; encoded by the coding sequence ATGCGCTCACTACACCTCATTCTCATCGTGCTCGTGTCGATGACCGCCCCGGCGCTGAGCCGCGCCGCGTGCAGCGCTGCGAGCGAAGATCCGGCCGAGATCGCCCAGCGCCTGCAGGGATCGCTCGTTCGCGTCGAATACACGCTGCGCTACGACAAAGGGCAGGCGCCCGCGGGCGGCGTGACCGAGCGCTGCCCCAGCTGCGGCGCTTACCACAGCCAGACCGGCGACGATGCCGTCACCCAGGAGCGCCCGCTCGAGGCCGCCGGCTATCTCATCGCCTCGGATCGCGTGCTCACCGGCGATCTCTTCATGCACCCGCGCTTCATCGAGAAGACGCAGGTCGTGCTTGGCGGCGAGTCAGTGGGGGCCCAGCCCGTGGCCTACGCGCGCACGGAGCACGCGATGATCCTCCAACTCGATCGCCCGCTCAAGGCAGGCAAACCCCTGCAGTTCATCTCGGCCGGCGATGAAAAGGGCCTGAGCGTGGTGAACTACTCGCTGCTCAACGGTGCGTGGACGACCACCATCAACGGCCTCTCGCTGGGCTCGGTCAACGTCACGGAAGATGGCGTGGCCTTTCGACCCATGAGCGAGCCGGGGCTGATCGTCACCGAGCAGGGTGCGCCCGTAGCCATGAGCCTCAGCGGCGAATTGCCCGCGGGCGAAGCGTGGCAGCAGTCGCCTGAGAAGTGGGAGTGGATCGACGCGGCGCAATACGACATGCTCCTCGCCCAGGCGCAGCGCGCTGCCGACGGCGGCGTCCTGCGGGCCCGGCTTGATCTGCGCAGCCCGCGCGCCGACGAATCAGAATCGCCCTGGGACTACTACGGCTACGGCGACTCGGAAAGCAGCGACGCCACCGAGATCGAAACCCTCTGCGTCCTGCTCGACGCCAACACCGCCGTCATCCTCTCCTCGCTCAAGGCTGATGTCACCGCGCGTCTCGAGCACATCACCATCTTCCCCGTCGGCAGCGACGACGGCGTCAGCGCCACCTTCCGCGCCAGCCTGCGCGACTACGGCGCCCTGGTCGCCACGCTTGACGAGCCGATGCCCGCCGCGCCCGAGTGGGCCGATGCCGACATCCGCTCGTATCGCAATCAGCTGCTCATCGGCGCCAAGGTCTTCCTGCAGGGCGCCGATCGCATCGCGTATTACAGCCACGAACGCATCGAGCGATTCGACGTGGGCTGGCGCCGCCAGCTGTACCCGGTGGTGCCGGGCGACGATGAGGGCCGGTTTATCTTCGACGCCTCGGGCCGGCTCGTCGCGCTGCCCATCATCAAGCGCGACCGCCCCGGCGCCGAGGAGCGCTGGAGCGATCCTTCGCCGATTCTCACCGCCGCGAGCCAGCTGAGCGAAGCGCTGAAAGACATCGACGCCAACGCCGATCCGAACAACACCCCGCTCAGCGAGGAAGAGGAAAATCGCATCGCCTGGCTCGGCGTGATCATGCAGAGCCTCGACAGCGAACTGGCCCGGCAACTGGGCGTGTCGGAAGTGAGCCACGACGGGGCCGTGGGCGGGCTGGTGACGTTTGTCTATCCCGACTCGCCTGCTGCGCTGGCCGGCATCGAGACGAGCGACGTGCTGCTGCGGATTTCCGCCGACAGCCTGCCCGCGCCGCTGGATGTCGAAGTCTCCGAGGAAGATGAGTTTGGTTCGGCGTTCCCGTGGCAGCAGCTTGACGAAGTGCCCGAAGAGTACTTCGAGATGATCCCCACGCCGTGGCCCAAGGTGAACAACGCATTCAACAAGAAGCTGACCGCGGTCGGCTTTGGCACGCCGATCCGCCTCGAATACGCGCGCGACGGGCAGGTGAATACGGCGGAGATGAGCGTCACGCAGTCGCCGCTCTACTACGCCGCGGCGCCGCAGTACAAGTCCGATCCGCTGGGCCTGACGGTCCGCACGATGACTTTCGACGTGCGCAAGTATTTCCAGAAGGCCGATGGCGAGCCGGGCGTGATCGTCGCGCGCGTCGAGCCGGGCGGCAAGGCGTCGGTGGGCGGCGTCAAGCCGTATGAAATCATCACCGCCGTCAACGACGTGCCGGTGCATTCGCGCGAAGAGTTCCGCCAGGCCATCGCCGGCCAGAGCGAGCTGCGGCTGTCGATGCTCCGCATGACGCGCTCGCGGCTGGTCAAGATCACGCTCGACGAGCCGATCGTCGATGACGACGCCGAGGCGATGGAGGGCGAGACAATGGAGGACGCCGCCGACGAAATGGGTGGCTGA
- a CDS encoding fasciclin domain-containing protein encodes MKFIAAFSTLSLTTALVAPSLAQTPCSTTASHAAQSNIVETAIAAGDFNTLVTAVKAAGLVETLSGQGPFTVFAPTDAAFAKLPKGTLEALLEDTNKLASILTYHVVPGQVMAADVVNLKSAKTIHGQFIKIDTTGGVMVDNANVIKTDIHTSNGVIHVIDTVIMPDNDILEVARSAGSFNTLLKAIEAAGLADTLRGEGPFTVFAPSDDAFAKLPKETLEALLKDKEKLAAILTYHVVPRKVLAKDIVKLETAETVQGQNVRIKAGKTVMIDNARVVKTDVAASNGVIHVIDTVILPR; translated from the coding sequence ATGAAGTTCATCGCCGCCTTTTCAACCCTCTCTCTGACCACGGCACTGGTCGCACCGTCCCTGGCTCAAACCCCATGTTCGACCACGGCGTCCCATGCCGCTCAGAGCAACATTGTCGAGACCGCCATCGCGGCCGGCGACTTCAACACACTGGTCACGGCCGTCAAGGCCGCGGGCCTCGTCGAAACACTCAGCGGCCAGGGGCCGTTCACCGTCTTCGCCCCAACTGATGCCGCCTTTGCGAAACTGCCCAAGGGCACTCTGGAAGCACTTCTTGAGGACACGAACAAACTCGCCTCGATCCTGACCTATCACGTCGTGCCCGGGCAAGTCATGGCCGCCGACGTCGTGAATCTTAAAAGTGCAAAGACCATCCACGGGCAGTTCATCAAGATCGACACGACCGGCGGCGTCATGGTTGACAATGCAAACGTCATCAAGACCGACATTCACACGAGTAACGGCGTCATCCACGTGATCGACACCGTCATCATGCCCGACAACGACATTCTCGAAGTCGCCCGATCCGCCGGTTCATTCAACACGCTGCTCAAGGCGATCGAGGCGGCCGGTCTGGCCGACACGTTGCGCGGCGAGGGACCCTTTACCGTCTTTGCGCCCAGCGACGACGCCTTTGCCAAACTTCCGAAAGAAACGCTCGAAGCGCTTCTGAAGGACAAGGAGAAACTCGCGGCGATTCTCACCTACCACGTCGTGCCCCGCAAGGTGCTCGCCAAGGACATTGTCAAACTCGAAACCGCCGAGACCGTGCAAGGTCAGAACGTGCGCATCAAGGCCGGCAAGACCGTCATGATCGACAATGCACGAGTCGTCAAGACTGACGTGGCCGCCAGCAACGGCGTAATCCACGTCATCGACACGGTCATTCTCCCCAGGTAA
- a CDS encoding DUF255 domain-containing protein, with the protein MITRTRLVVTIQTVLLVLCCALPSPAQEAPGAEGIRWCASLDEARELSEQDGKPVIAFFTFNTCAWCHKLEADTFTDASVIELSERFHWVTINRDETPEICEYFNVSAYPSLITIGQNKEKVHRFSGYCLPDEFKPKLLDALRRYDLYKAGQEWDEPEPRPARITDDAGVTIEMFEAPGEEVPAGVAFIGDSMWIAQMGSLHECDLQGHVKRTLPLDGSVLDICTDGEHLYAMTSGWTAGHPIYVIDPASGETIRSIITEANKANQSYGAKGVEFIDGNLWVLEGMNGLLHCLDPATGDITRTIQTPERWLTGLAWDGTHFICGSKDRVLFFDGAGTRVKSIAVNYPLRSVGWRDGQLLLMEQPVFDYNTRHERIRLWPRETLVYRLRLGDRPPG; encoded by the coding sequence ATGATCACCCGAACGCGATTGGTCGTGACCATCCAGACCGTTCTGCTCGTGTTGTGTTGCGCGTTGCCTTCACCGGCTCAGGAGGCGCCGGGCGCTGAGGGGATTCGCTGGTGCGCGAGTCTGGATGAAGCGAGAGAGCTGTCGGAGCAGGATGGCAAGCCCGTCATCGCGTTCTTCACCTTCAACACCTGCGCGTGGTGCCACAAACTCGAGGCGGACACGTTCACCGATGCGTCGGTCATCGAGTTGAGCGAACGGTTTCACTGGGTGACGATCAACCGCGACGAGACGCCCGAGATCTGCGAGTACTTCAACGTGAGCGCTTACCCATCGCTCATCACGATCGGGCAGAACAAGGAGAAGGTGCACCGCTTCTCGGGTTACTGCCTGCCGGATGAATTCAAGCCCAAGCTGCTCGATGCGCTGCGCCGCTACGACCTCTACAAGGCGGGCCAGGAGTGGGATGAGCCCGAGCCGCGGCCCGCGCGCATCACGGACGACGCCGGCGTGACGATCGAGATGTTCGAAGCGCCCGGCGAAGAGGTGCCGGCGGGAGTTGCCTTTATCGGCGATTCGATGTGGATCGCGCAGATGGGCTCGCTCCATGAGTGCGATCTGCAGGGCCACGTGAAGCGCACGCTGCCGCTGGATGGTTCGGTGCTGGACATCTGCACCGACGGTGAGCATCTCTACGCCATGACCAGCGGCTGGACTGCGGGGCACCCGATCTACGTCATCGACCCCGCCAGCGGCGAGACGATTCGCTCGATTATCACCGAGGCGAACAAGGCGAACCAGAGTTACGGCGCCAAGGGCGTGGAGTTCATCGACGGCAACCTGTGGGTGCTCGAAGGCATGAACGGGCTCCTGCACTGCCTCGACCCGGCGACGGGCGACATCACGCGGACCATTCAGACGCCCGAACGCTGGCTCACGGGCCTGGCGTGGGATGGGACGCACTTCATCTGCGGCAGCAAGGATCGTGTGCTGTTTTTCGATGGCGCCGGCACGCGCGTGAAGTCGATCGCGGTGAATTACCCGCTGCGCAGCGTCGGCTGGCGCGATGGCCAACTGCTGCTCATGGAGCAGCCGGTGTTTGATTACAACACCAGACATGAGCGCATCCGCCTCTGGCCGAGGGAGACGCTGGTGTATCGGCTGCGGCTGGGCGATCGGCCGCCGGGCTGA